The Deinococcus sonorensis KR-87 genome includes a window with the following:
- a CDS encoding VWA domain-containing protein: MSFLWPWALLALLAVPLLVWVYRRGLGGPAHSAALHPDLRLLAQASRQPRSLRRHLPAGLYLAALALGLIALARPTAPLPLPDNRTTIMLSLDVSQSMDADDIAPNRIQAAQEAARRFVRSLPDGARVGLASFAGYAVLNTPPTTEHQRVLDAIDQLNLGRGTAIGAGLLTALQALPERGPSQTGTSTAPAGGKRPPAAIVLLSDGRNNRGIDPLQAAAQARDLDVKVYTVGLGTEGGQMTLGGYRGFNAGFDAETLTGIATTTHGKYYAAGSAGQLNSIYRSLGRSLGWTVQPREVSGFVAALAGLLLLASLASSELYTRRML, from the coding sequence GTGAGTTTCCTATGGCCCTGGGCGCTGCTGGCCCTGCTGGCGGTGCCGCTGCTGGTGTGGGTGTACCGGCGCGGCCTGGGTGGCCCGGCGCACTCGGCGGCGCTGCATCCGGACCTGCGGCTGCTGGCGCAGGCCAGCCGTCAGCCCCGCTCACTGCGGCGTCACCTTCCGGCCGGCCTGTATCTGGCGGCCCTGGCGCTCGGGCTGATCGCGCTGGCGCGGCCCACCGCGCCGCTGCCGCTGCCGGACAACCGCACCACCATCATGCTGTCGCTGGACGTCTCGCAGTCGATGGACGCGGACGACATCGCGCCCAACCGCATCCAGGCGGCCCAGGAGGCGGCCCGGCGCTTCGTGCGCTCGCTGCCGGACGGGGCGCGGGTGGGGCTGGCCAGTTTTGCCGGCTACGCGGTGCTGAACACGCCGCCCACCACCGAGCACCAGCGGGTGCTGGACGCGATTGACCAGCTGAACCTGGGCCGCGGCACCGCCATCGGCGCCGGGCTGCTGACTGCGTTGCAGGCGCTGCCGGAGCGCGGACCCAGCCAGACCGGAACCAGTACGGCTCCAGCCGGCGGCAAGCGGCCCCCGGCGGCCATCGTGCTGCTCTCGGACGGGCGCAACAACCGCGGCATCGATCCGCTGCAGGCGGCAGCCCAGGCCCGTGACCTGGACGTCAAGGTCTACACGGTGGGACTCGGCACGGAGGGCGGTCAGATGACGCTGGGCGGTTACCGGGGCTTCAACGCGGGGTTCGATGCGGAGACGCTGACCGGCATCGCCACCACCACCCACGGGAAGTACTACGCGGCTGGGTCGGCCGGGCAGCTCAACAGCATCTACCGAAGCCTGGGCCGTTCGCTCGGCTGGACGGTGCAACCGCGCGAGGTGTCGGGCTTCGTGGCCGCGCTGGCCGGACTGCTGCTGCTGGCCAGCCTCGCCAGCTCCGAGCTGTACACCCGCCGGATGCTGTAG
- a CDS encoding DUF58 domain-containing protein has translation MSLLSRRRRAAPPTPPPAPASPARAPLELPAHLLRRLEMQVLRRLDGFLFGDYRGLFYGPSLDLAEVREYQPGDEVRRMDWNVTARTGRLHVRQYREERELTAWLVVDTSSSLNFGTRRVLKRDLVREFVGLASLVITRHGDRVGAMTFGTGARMAPPRTGRAQALAVLSLLTPGPGSGVPAPTKSSDLETALTGVERTLRRRSLVFVISDFLELATPDGKGWSGALGRLAQRHDVVAVRVSDPAERVLPDVGGVRLRDPESGEELWLDTSDPQVRAAHARLVATRDAALRHALRAAQVDLLDLDTQHDPVAPMLRFTAARRGRRA, from the coding sequence ATGAGCCTGCTTAGCCGCCGCCGGCGGGCGGCCCCCCCCACACCGCCGCCCGCTCCGGCCAGCCCGGCACGCGCGCCGCTGGAGCTGCCGGCCCACCTGCTGCGCCGGCTGGAGATGCAAGTGCTGCGCCGGCTGGACGGCTTCCTGTTCGGCGACTATCGGGGGCTGTTCTACGGCCCCAGCCTGGACCTCGCGGAGGTGCGCGAGTACCAGCCGGGCGACGAGGTGCGGCGCATGGACTGGAACGTGACGGCCCGCACCGGTCGCCTGCACGTCCGCCAGTATCGCGAGGAGCGCGAGCTGACTGCCTGGCTGGTGGTGGACACCTCCAGCAGCCTGAACTTCGGCACCCGCCGGGTGCTGAAGCGCGATCTGGTGCGCGAGTTCGTGGGCCTGGCCAGCCTGGTGATCACCCGCCACGGCGACCGGGTGGGGGCCATGACCTTCGGGACCGGCGCCCGGATGGCCCCGCCGCGCACCGGCCGGGCGCAGGCGCTGGCGGTGCTGTCGCTGCTGACGCCCGGTCCGGGGTCCGGCGTGCCGGCGCCGACAAAGAGCAGCGACCTGGAGACGGCCCTGACCGGGGTGGAACGCACCCTGCGCCGCCGCTCGCTGGTGTTCGTGATCTCGGACTTCCTAGAGCTGGCCACTCCCGACGGCAAGGGCTGGTCCGGGGCGCTTGGGCGGCTGGCGCAGCGGCACGACGTGGTGGCGGTGCGTGTCTCAGACCCGGCCGAGCGGGTGCTGCCGGACGTGGGCGGCGTGCGCCTGCGCGACCCGGAGAGCGGCGAGGAGCTGTGGCTGGACACCTCCGATCCGCAGGTCCGGGCCGCGCACGCCCGGCTGGTGGCGACCCGCGACGCGGCGCTGCGCCACGCGCTGCGGGCGGCCCAGGTGGACCTGCTGGACCTGGACACCCAGCACGACCCGGTGGCCCCGATGCTGCGCTTCACGGCGGCGCGGCGGGGGAGGCGCGCATGA
- a CDS encoding vWA domain-containing protein gives MATPSDPAFARLLSGSRLRLRGKSAFFATLLLQADIVPSQEVALAATDGDRVFLNPQAAAQLPPALLDGLLLHEVLHAALSHVQRRGPREAKRWNRAADLIVNGMVASAGLPTLETAPRDAHLETLSVEEVYAALEGQEQSQDEEDEDLLDAPPSDAPPREGGRSGDTPARQARRWSQTLAQARAAESLSGHGSDPLGLHRELARLAPARLDWRSHLWRFLARTPTDFGGFDRRFIGRGLYLEALDDESLRALIAVDTSGSVDDQAVQALIAEVQGVLGAYPHVQAELYYADTEAYGPYPLTAGSEIPPPQGGGGTDFRPVFVRATEQEPDVIIYLTDGYGDFPELVPRSPVLWVVPPGGLEDEGFPFGEVLRLEERA, from the coding sequence GTGGCCACTCCCTCCGATCCCGCCTTCGCCCGGCTGCTGTCCGGGTCGCGGCTGCGGCTGCGCGGCAAGAGTGCATTCTTTGCCACCCTGCTGCTGCAGGCCGACATCGTGCCGTCGCAGGAGGTGGCGCTGGCCGCCACCGACGGCGACCGGGTGTTCCTGAACCCGCAGGCGGCGGCCCAACTGCCACCGGCCCTGCTGGACGGCCTGCTGTTGCACGAGGTGCTGCACGCGGCCCTCTCGCACGTTCAGCGGCGCGGTCCGCGCGAGGCGAAGCGCTGGAACCGCGCCGCCGACCTGATCGTGAACGGCATGGTGGCGAGCGCCGGCCTGCCGACCCTGGAAACGGCCCCGCGCGACGCGCACCTGGAGACCCTGAGCGTGGAGGAGGTGTACGCCGCGCTGGAAGGCCAGGAGCAGTCGCAGGACGAGGAGGACGAGGACCTGCTGGACGCGCCTCCGTCCGACGCTCCTCCCCGCGAGGGCGGCCGCTCCGGCGACACACCCGCCCGGCAGGCCCGGCGCTGGAGCCAGACGCTCGCCCAGGCGCGGGCCGCCGAGAGCCTCAGCGGGCACGGCAGCGACCCGCTGGGGCTGCACCGCGAACTGGCCCGGCTGGCGCCCGCGCGGCTCGACTGGCGCAGCCACCTGTGGCGCTTCCTGGCGCGCACGCCCACCGACTTCGGCGGCTTCGACCGGCGGTTCATCGGGCGCGGGCTGTACCTGGAGGCGCTGGACGACGAGAGCCTGCGGGCATTGATTGCGGTGGACACCTCCGGCAGCGTGGACGACCAGGCGGTGCAGGCGCTGATCGCGGAGGTGCAGGGGGTGCTGGGCGCCTATCCGCATGTGCAGGCGGAGCTGTATTACGCCGACACCGAGGCCTACGGCCCGTACCCGCTGACCGCCGGGTCCGAGATTCCGCCGCCGCAGGGTGGAGGCGGCACCGACTTCCGGCCGGTGTTCGTGCGGGCCACGGAGCAGGAGCCGGACGTGATCATCTACCTGACCGACGGCTACGGCGACTTTCCGGAGCTGGTGCCGCGCAGTCCGGTGCTGTGGGTGGTGCCGCCCGGCGGCCTGGAAGACGAGGGGTTCCCGTTCGGCGAGGTGCTGCGGCTGGAGGAACGGGCATAA
- a CDS encoding ATP-binding protein translates to MSMTPAELRTYLSALVARQLPLSTMIWGPPGVGKSSVVAQVAAEHDLEFVDVRLSQLAPTDLRGLPVAEHGISRWYPPEFLPQGGRGVLFLDEVNMAPPTMQGMAQQLILDRRVGSYVLPAGWFVWAAGNRKEDRASVFDMPAPLANRFLHLTVRPDFDAFRSYALGRSLHEHILAFLTFRPELLHRLDTTQPAWPSPRAWEMASALHRAGLDVAPAVGEASGAEFAAFVQLYQQLPDLGVVLSGQGRDLPLPEEPSVRYAAVVGLAARAADAQQGFHAFSWLAGHAGPEWLQLYVATLVSKFQALGQLGDLLGLMEREPRLAQLIQGAAELSAG, encoded by the coding sequence GTGAGCATGACCCCCGCCGAACTGAGGACCTATCTGAGTGCCCTGGTGGCACGGCAGCTGCCGCTCTCCACCATGATCTGGGGGCCGCCGGGCGTCGGCAAGAGCAGCGTGGTGGCGCAGGTGGCCGCCGAACATGACCTGGAGTTCGTGGACGTGCGGCTCTCGCAGCTGGCCCCCACCGACCTGCGCGGCCTGCCGGTGGCCGAACACGGCATCAGCCGCTGGTATCCACCGGAGTTTCTGCCGCAGGGCGGACGCGGCGTGCTGTTTCTGGACGAGGTCAACATGGCTCCGCCCACCATGCAGGGCATGGCGCAGCAGCTGATTCTGGACCGCCGGGTGGGCAGCTACGTGCTGCCGGCCGGCTGGTTCGTGTGGGCGGCCGGTAACCGCAAGGAGGACCGGGCCAGCGTGTTCGACATGCCGGCGCCGCTGGCCAACCGCTTCCTGCACCTGACGGTGCGCCCGGATTTCGATGCGTTCCGCAGCTACGCGCTGGGCCGCAGCCTGCACGAGCACATCCTGGCGTTCTTGACCTTCCGTCCCGAACTGCTGCACCGCCTGGACACCACCCAGCCGGCGTGGCCCAGCCCGCGCGCGTGGGAGATGGCGTCAGCGCTGCACCGGGCCGGGCTGGACGTGGCCCCGGCGGTGGGTGAGGCGTCCGGCGCCGAGTTCGCGGCCTTCGTGCAGCTGTACCAGCAGCTGCCGGACCTGGGCGTGGTGCTGAGCGGGCAGGGCCGCGACCTGCCGCTGCCGGAGGAGCCAAGCGTGCGCTACGCCGCCGTGGTGGGTCTGGCGGCCCGCGCCGCCGACGCGCAGCAGGGCTTCCACGCCTTCTCGTGGCTGGCCGGACACGCCGGGCCGGAGTGGTTGCAGCTGTACGTGGCGACCCTGGTCAGCAAATTCCAGGCGCTGGGGCAGCTCGGAGACCTGCTGGGCCTGATGGAGCGCGAGCCCCGGCTGGCCCAGCTGATTCAGGGTGCGGCCGAGCTGAGCGCGGGCTAG
- a CDS encoding SMC family ATPase — translation MRPLALSVQGFMPFRAPQHLSFDGLDLFAIVGPTGSGKSALLDAMTFALYGRTPRLGGSGMEALISQGASGCAVELEFEVRGQRYRVARSRGRKSSGNQVKFEQWLAPEGRWQNLSTDSKVAQTDARIEEAVGLDYTAFTRAVLLPQGEFSSFLKGKNADRQKLLGELMNMSEVADMAKFARDRTRQLDLELKGAQTRLEREYGDISPEVLAGWQADQVAAHTRIETLDEQRGQLTLSVQRLREVQQSWSTIQRLQAGVQRLEQQAGAVREGAERAAAARRVAGVLPLLDVATRAEQAAARAAGELRRQQADAAEARRTVEAATARLTTAETQAAGIPALRQRSEQLREGEALAQRLRRAGGRPDAQHAQPLPWDEEQHAEAHAAAERQKRNSLERVQLDAARSAHERRAADLATEELTQRRELAELERLKGEGVRLKQDADATKARLTEAEAHAGVQAFRHLLHLGEPCPLCEQGVQHLPSTPAPDLSPLRDQLARQEQTLETLRERCKQLMAETRVRARTLAEGQQQLQEERQHLQAREQDLQLAEASVTGQPAELAARLLAGLAGLVRQAGPDPAAALRRCQEQIEQLGQAVEAARVALARASSTLSGAEARLEAAQVVASDRQQEGEAARHAAQSGLTELRLSEAEARAAALPEAQIAAFEEAVQQHQQERVRLEAELREQQRKLGGQDHDPAALGAAERKLAATETELNAAREHAGRLAEQLRSGRERLARKGELEAEAQRTSSQLDTWKTLSGSLAVGEFQQYLLQEVESRLLSGAGQLLYDISDQRYRLGLQDGDYVVQDLWNAGEARAVRTLSGGETFLASLSLAIALSDYLAGNQVLGALFLDEGFGTLDPQALEAVAGALENLRTSGRMVGVITHIESLSERLPVHLLVSKSTLSGSTVQRLDT, via the coding sequence GTGAGGCCGCTGGCCCTCAGCGTGCAGGGCTTCATGCCGTTCCGCGCTCCGCAGCACCTGAGCTTCGATGGCCTGGACCTGTTCGCCATCGTCGGTCCGACCGGCAGCGGCAAGAGTGCGCTGCTGGACGCCATGACGTTTGCGCTGTATGGCCGCACGCCCCGGCTGGGCGGCAGCGGCATGGAGGCCCTGATCAGCCAGGGGGCCAGCGGCTGCGCGGTGGAACTGGAGTTCGAGGTGCGCGGGCAGCGCTACCGGGTGGCGCGCAGCCGCGGCCGCAAGTCGTCCGGCAATCAGGTGAAGTTCGAGCAGTGGCTGGCCCCGGAGGGCCGCTGGCAGAACCTCAGCACCGACAGCAAGGTGGCCCAGACCGACGCCCGCATCGAGGAGGCGGTGGGCCTGGACTACACCGCCTTCACGCGGGCCGTGCTGCTGCCGCAGGGCGAATTCAGCAGCTTCCTGAAAGGCAAGAATGCCGACCGGCAGAAGCTGCTGGGCGAGCTGATGAACATGTCGGAGGTGGCGGACATGGCCAAGTTTGCGCGCGACCGCACCCGGCAGCTGGACCTGGAGCTGAAGGGCGCCCAGACCCGGCTGGAACGCGAATACGGCGACATCAGCCCCGAGGTGCTGGCCGGCTGGCAGGCCGATCAGGTGGCCGCCCACACCCGCATCGAGACGCTCGACGAGCAGCGCGGTCAGCTGACCCTGAGCGTGCAGCGGCTGCGCGAGGTGCAGCAGTCGTGGAGCACCATCCAGCGGCTGCAGGCGGGCGTGCAGCGGCTGGAGCAGCAGGCGGGCGCGGTTCGCGAAGGTGCGGAGCGTGCTGCCGCGGCCCGGCGGGTGGCCGGCGTGCTGCCCCTGCTGGACGTGGCCACCCGTGCCGAACAGGCGGCGGCCCGTGCGGCCGGTGAGCTGCGCCGACAGCAGGCGGACGCGGCCGAGGCGCGGCGGACGGTCGAGGCGGCCACAGCCCGTCTGACCACCGCCGAGACGCAGGCGGCGGGGATTCCGGCGCTGCGTCAGCGCTCGGAGCAGCTGCGGGAAGGTGAGGCGCTGGCGCAGCGGCTGCGGCGGGCCGGTGGCCGACCGGACGCCCAGCACGCCCAGCCGCTCCCCTGGGACGAGGAGCAGCATGCCGAGGCGCACGCGGCGGCCGAGCGCCAGAAGCGCAACAGTCTGGAGCGGGTGCAGCTGGACGCCGCCCGCTCCGCCCACGAGCGCCGCGCCGCCGACCTGGCCACCGAGGAGCTGACCCAGCGCCGAGAGCTGGCCGAACTGGAGCGGCTGAAGGGCGAGGGCGTACGGCTGAAGCAGGACGCCGACGCGACCAAAGCGCGGCTGACCGAGGCGGAGGCCCACGCCGGGGTGCAGGCCTTCCGCCACCTGCTGCACCTGGGTGAGCCGTGTCCGCTGTGTGAGCAGGGCGTGCAGCACCTGCCGTCTACCCCAGCGCCGGACCTCAGCCCGCTGCGCGATCAGCTGGCGCGGCAGGAGCAGACCCTGGAAACGCTGCGCGAGCGCTGCAAACAGCTGATGGCCGAGACGCGGGTGCGTGCCCGTACGCTGGCCGAGGGACAGCAGCAGCTGCAGGAGGAGCGGCAGCACCTGCAGGCCCGCGAACAGGACCTGCAGCTGGCCGAGGCCAGCGTCACCGGTCAGCCGGCCGAGCTGGCGGCCCGGCTGCTGGCGGGTCTGGCCGGGCTGGTGCGGCAGGCAGGCCCGGACCCGGCGGCGGCCCTGCGGCGCTGCCAGGAGCAGATCGAACAGCTGGGACAGGCGGTCGAGGCGGCGCGTGTGGCGCTGGCCCGGGCCAGCAGCACGCTGAGCGGCGCCGAGGCTCGCCTGGAGGCGGCCCAGGTGGTGGCCAGCGACCGGCAGCAGGAGGGGGAGGCCGCACGCCACGCCGCCCAGTCTGGCCTGACCGAGCTGCGGCTCAGCGAGGCGGAGGCGCGGGCGGCGGCGCTGCCGGAAGCGCAGATTGCGGCTTTCGAGGAGGCGGTGCAGCAGCACCAGCAGGAACGGGTGCGGCTGGAGGCAGAGCTGCGGGAGCAGCAGCGCAAACTGGGCGGCCAGGACCATGATCCGGCCGCGCTGGGGGCCGCCGAGCGCAAACTGGCCGCCACCGAGACCGAGCTGAACGCCGCCCGCGAGCATGCCGGGCGGCTGGCCGAACAGCTGCGCTCGGGGCGGGAGCGGCTGGCGCGCAAGGGTGAGCTTGAGGCCGAAGCGCAGCGCACCTCGTCTCAGCTCGATACCTGGAAGACGCTCTCCGGCAGTCTGGCGGTGGGCGAATTCCAGCAGTACCTATTGCAGGAGGTGGAATCGCGGCTGCTGTCCGGTGCGGGCCAGCTGCTATACGACATCAGCGACCAGCGCTACCGGCTGGGGCTGCAGGACGGCGACTACGTGGTGCAGGACCTCTGGAACGCCGGTGAGGCCCGGGCCGTGCGCACGCTGTCGGGCGGCGAGACCTTTCTGGCCAGTCTGAGCCTCGCCATCGCGCTGAGCGACTACCTGGCTGGCAATCAGGTGCTGGGCGCGCTGTTTCTTGACGAGGGCTTCGGCACGCTGGACCCGCAGGCGCTGGAGGCAGTGGCCGGCGCGCTGGAGAACCTGCGCACCAGTGGCCGGATGGTGGGCGTCATCACCCACATCGAAAGCCTGTCGGAGCGGCTGCCGGTGCACCTGCTGGTCAGCAAGAGCACCCTGAGCGGCAGCACCGTGCAGCGGCTGGACACCTGA
- a CDS encoding AAA family ATPase — MTSEPKLTPLSPQAVTQAAARLRTLLFEVKRVIVGQDLMLERLLVALIARGHVLIEGVPGLAKTLAIRTTADAIGATFRRVQFTPDLVPADLIGTRIYNQRDGRFEVELGPVFANLILADEINRAPAKIQSALLEAMQERQVTIGLETFRLPDPFLVLATQNPIESEGTYFLPEAQVDRFMFKVMIGYPGFHEEMTVVERVSQRFPAIQEQLTVDELRELQGMADQVYVHPAVTEYAVTLARATRDPGEVRLPELKRAITYGASPRASVNLILGAKALAIVRGREYALPEDVRDLAPEVLRHRIMLSYEGLAEDVRLEEVVQRIVAAVPLPRVHLGDPHQAPAAPSPHEPA; from the coding sequence ATGACGAGTGAACCCAAGCTGACCCCCCTGTCGCCCCAGGCCGTCACCCAGGCTGCCGCCCGCCTGCGCACCCTGCTCTTCGAGGTCAAGCGGGTGATCGTGGGGCAGGACCTGATGCTGGAACGGCTGCTGGTGGCCCTGATCGCGCGCGGCCACGTGCTGATCGAGGGAGTACCGGGGCTGGCCAAGACGCTGGCCATCCGCACCACCGCCGACGCCATCGGCGCCACCTTCCGCCGGGTGCAGTTCACCCCGGACCTGGTGCCGGCGGACCTGATCGGCACGCGCATCTATAACCAGCGCGACGGGCGCTTCGAGGTGGAACTTGGGCCGGTCTTCGCCAACCTGATCTTGGCCGACGAGATCAACCGCGCCCCCGCGAAAATCCAGTCGGCGCTGCTGGAGGCGATGCAGGAGCGGCAGGTGACTATCGGCCTGGAGACCTTCCGGCTGCCGGACCCGTTCCTGGTGCTGGCCACCCAGAACCCGATCGAGTCGGAGGGCACCTACTTCCTGCCGGAGGCGCAGGTGGACCGTTTCATGTTCAAGGTGATGATCGGGTACCCCGGCTTCCACGAAGAGATGACGGTGGTGGAGCGGGTGTCGCAGCGCTTCCCGGCCATTCAGGAGCAGCTCACGGTGGATGAGCTGCGCGAGCTGCAGGGCATGGCTGATCAGGTGTACGTGCATCCGGCGGTCACCGAGTACGCCGTCACGCTGGCGCGCGCCACCCGTGACCCCGGCGAGGTGCGGCTGCCGGAACTGAAGCGCGCCATCACCTACGGCGCCAGCCCGCGCGCCAGCGTGAACCTGATCCTGGGCGCCAAGGCGCTGGCGATCGTGCGGGGCCGCGAGTACGCCCTGCCGGAGGACGTGCGCGACTTGGCCCCGGAGGTGCTGCGTCACCGCATCATGCTCAGCTACGAGGGGCTGGCCGAGGACGTGCGGCTGGAGGAGGTGGTGCAGCGCATCGTGGCGGCCGTGCCGCTGCCGCGCGTTCACCTGGGCGACCCGCATCAGGCGCCGGCGGCGCCCTCTCCTCATGAGCCTGCTTAG
- a CDS encoding VWA domain-containing protein, whose protein sequence is MTFTFPALLWLLLLVPLAVWVLWAAARRRDLRQRAYADAHLLGSVLSPGRPSRARWPLGLQLGALALLLFGAAQPVAQPILPQNRAAVMIALDASRSMLADDVKPTRLEAARQVAREFVRLAPRSTRIGLLTFSDNASVLVLPTTDRQALLDAIGRVQPAQATSFAGALVSGVRALPGRAAVVPPKELTPDRTVTPSTPSTPTNPATLPPGAILMLSDGISNRGASPLIAARFASDNRVKLYAVALGKPGGSVSVIGGQTVFVPFDTATLQQLTQLTGGRFLSPPGAEQLKALFHELGTVIRWEPGRLDLGGVLAGVSALLLLIGGALSLRWQRRVP, encoded by the coding sequence ATGACCTTTACCTTCCCGGCGCTGCTGTGGCTGCTGCTGCTGGTGCCGCTCGCGGTGTGGGTGCTGTGGGCGGCGGCCCGGCGGCGTGACCTGCGCCAGCGCGCCTACGCCGACGCCCACCTGCTGGGGTCGGTGCTGAGCCCTGGGCGGCCCTCGCGCGCCCGCTGGCCGCTGGGGTTGCAGCTCGGGGCGCTGGCGCTGCTGCTGTTCGGGGCCGCCCAGCCGGTGGCCCAGCCGATCCTGCCGCAGAACCGGGCGGCTGTGATGATCGCGCTGGACGCCTCGCGCTCGATGCTCGCCGACGACGTGAAGCCCACCCGGCTAGAGGCGGCGCGGCAGGTGGCCCGCGAGTTCGTGCGGCTGGCGCCGCGCAGCACCCGCATCGGCCTGCTGACCTTCTCGGACAACGCCTCGGTGCTGGTGCTGCCGACCACCGACCGTCAGGCGCTGCTGGACGCCATCGGCCGGGTGCAGCCGGCCCAGGCCACCAGCTTTGCCGGCGCGCTGGTCAGCGGCGTCCGGGCGCTGCCGGGCCGCGCCGCCGTGGTGCCGCCCAAGGAACTGACCCCCGACCGGACCGTCACGCCGTCCACCCCCTCCACGCCCACCAACCCGGCCACGCTGCCGCCCGGCGCCATCCTGATGCTCTCGGACGGCATCTCCAACCGCGGGGCCAGCCCGCTGATCGCGGCCCGCTTCGCCTCGGACAACCGGGTCAAGCTGTACGCCGTGGCGCTGGGCAAGCCGGGCGGCTCGGTCAGCGTGATCGGCGGGCAGACGGTCTTTGTGCCGTTCGATACCGCCACGCTGCAGCAGCTGACCCAGCTGACCGGTGGGCGCTTCCTGTCGCCGCCCGGGGCCGAGCAGCTGAAAGCGCTCTTCCATGAGCTCGGCACCGTGATTCGCTGGGAGCCGGGCCGACTGGACCTGGGCGGGGTGCTGGCCGGCGTGTCGGCGCTGCTGCTGCTGATCGGCGGGGCGCTGTCGCTGCGCTGGCAGCGGAGGGTCCCGTGA
- a CDS encoding exonuclease SbcCD subunit D: protein MRVLHTADFHAGRNTRGFDRTPELHDALTEIVGLARTERADAVLVAGDLFDTVNPGADAEGIVYDFFLRLRDLGIPSVVLAGNHDSASRLNSLSGLLGWVGVQMVAELSANPSRLVRTVQAKNGETLVVAAIPYLSERRMLRAADLFGQEVGAWRQRYRDGMGFLMGQLGQHYQAGAVNMMMMHATLDGAQPSGQRSVTLDIHNSYTVSGLQFPAGTQYAALGHVHKPQVVGESRIAHYPGSLIQLDFGEGGEQKQVNLVEVEPGRPAHVTAIPLASGRTLRTLRVTHADLEARLTAARSLDGLLKVVVSAPAGTALPGLKDQVLRMLPNVLAVELDADALPEALSPLASREHLSRLQLFEQYYRERRGQLPDALRTAFLEAQQAVQAGEVEA from the coding sequence ATGCGCGTCCTGCACACCGCCGACTTTCACGCTGGGCGGAACACACGCGGCTTTGACCGCACTCCCGAACTGCACGACGCCCTTACCGAGATCGTGGGGCTGGCCCGGACCGAACGAGCCGACGCCGTGCTGGTGGCGGGCGACCTCTTCGACACCGTCAACCCCGGCGCCGACGCCGAGGGCATCGTCTACGACTTTTTTCTGCGATTGCGCGACCTGGGCATTCCCAGCGTCGTGCTGGCCGGCAACCACGACAGCGCCAGCCGCCTGAACAGCCTCAGCGGCCTGCTCGGCTGGGTGGGCGTGCAGATGGTGGCCGAGCTGAGCGCCAACCCGTCCCGGCTGGTGCGGACCGTGCAGGCCAAAAACGGCGAAACGCTGGTGGTGGCCGCGATTCCCTACCTGTCGGAGCGCCGGATGCTGCGGGCCGCCGACCTGTTCGGGCAGGAGGTGGGCGCGTGGCGTCAGCGCTACCGCGACGGCATGGGCTTCCTGATGGGGCAGCTGGGCCAGCACTACCAGGCGGGCGCCGTCAACATGATGATGATGCACGCCACCCTGGACGGCGCGCAGCCGAGCGGCCAGCGCAGCGTCACGCTGGACATCCACAACAGCTACACCGTGTCGGGGCTCCAGTTTCCGGCCGGCACCCAGTACGCCGCGCTGGGGCACGTGCACAAGCCGCAGGTGGTGGGGGAGAGCCGCATCGCCCACTATCCCGGCAGCCTGATCCAGCTGGATTTCGGGGAGGGGGGGGAGCAGAAGCAGGTGAATCTGGTGGAGGTGGAGCCGGGCCGCCCGGCCCACGTGACGGCCATTCCGCTGGCCAGCGGCCGCACCCTGCGCACCCTGCGGGTCACGCACGCCGACCTGGAAGCGCGGCTCACGGCGGCCCGGTCGCTGGATGGGCTGCTCAAGGTGGTGGTCAGTGCCCCGGCCGGCACCGCGCTGCCGGGCCTCAAGGATCAGGTGCTGCGGATGCTGCCGAACGTGCTGGCGGTGGAACTGGACGCCGACGCGCTGCCCGAAGCGCTCAGCCCGCTGGCCTCGCGCGAGCACCTCAGCCGCCTGCAGCTGTTCGAGCAGTACTACCGTGAGCGGCGCGGACAGCTGCCGGACGCGCTGCGCACGGCCTTTCTGGAAGCGCAGCAGGCGGTGCAGGCGGGCGAGGTGGAGGCGTGA